Below is a genomic region from Catenuloplanes atrovinosus.
GCCCGGTACGTGTCGGCCTCCGGCGTGCCGATGCTGTCGGTGGAATACCGGCGCGCACCCGAGTTCCCGTTCCCGACGCCGCTCGAGGACGGCTACGCCGCACTGCGCTGGCTGCACGACCGCGCTCCCGAGCTGGGCGTGGACCGCGACCGGATCGCGGTGATGGGCGACAGCGCCGGCGGCGGCATGGCGGCGGCGCTGACGATCCTGACCCGGGAGCGCGGCGGCCCGAGGATCGCCCGCCAGTTGCTGATCATGCCGATGCTCGACGACCGCACCGTCACCCCCGACCCGCACGTCGAGCCGTACGCGCTGTGGTCCTACGACGACAGCCGCACCGCGTGGCCGGCGTTGCTCGGCGACGCCGCCGGCGGGCCCGGCGTCCCGCCCACCGCCGCGCCGGCCCGGCTCGATGACGCGACCGGCCTGCCGCCGGCCTACATCGAGGTGGGCCAGTTGGACGTCTTCCGCGACGAGGACCTCGCCTACGCGGGGAAACTCAGCCGCGCCGGCGTCCCGGTCGAGTTCCACCTGCACCCCGGCGCCCCGCACGAGTTCGACTCGATCGCCTTCACGTCCGACGTCGCCCGGCGCGCCATCGCCGACCGCGTCCGCGTCCTGAAGTCGCTCTGAGCCGTCGTGGGGTGCGAGCGCGCTCACCCCGCGCTCGCACCCCGGGCCGATCATCCCGTTCGACAGAACCCGAATCGTCTCGCCCGTCGCGGTCGCGCCGCCCTCGGCGCGCGCGGGACTGACCCGGTAGTAGCCGGGCGCGGCCTGCGCAGGGATCACGATCGTGCTGACCGGGCGCTCCGCCGGCGGGCCGGCCGGGATTGTGACGGTCGCCCATGTGACCGGAAGCCGATCGTGGCCGGTGGGGGAGACCGGTCATCCTTAGGGGATGACCGCCGCCATCAGCATCAGCGCACTGGGACCGTTACGTGTCTGGCGGGACGGGGTGCCGCAGGCGGTCGGGTCGCCGCAGCAGCAGGCGCTGCTGGTCGCGCTGCTGATCCGGGACGGGCGGGCCGCGTCCATGGACGACCTGGTCGCGGCCGTCTGGGGGGATGACCTGCCGGACACCGCGGTCGCGACCGCGCGCACCTACATCTACCGGCTGCGGCGGCTGTTCGACGGCACCGTCGTCTCCATCGACACCCTGGGCCGGGGGTACGCGCTGAGCACCGGCCGGGCGACGGTCGACGTGACCGCGTTCCAGGCGGGCGTGGCCGAGGCGCACGAGCGGATGCGCGCCGGTGACGCGCCCGGCGCGGCCGAGCTGGTGTCCGGCGCGCTGGCGCTGTGGGAGGGCGAGGCGCTCGCCGGCGTTCCGGGACGGGCCGCGGAGCGGGCCCGGGTGCGGCTGGAGGACACCCGGGTCGCGGCGGAGGAACTGCTGTTCACGGCGCGGCTGGAGACGTCCGGCGCGAGCGCGGAGGAACTGGCCCGGCTGACCGAGCTGGTCGAGACGTACCCGCTGCGGGAGGGTTTCCGGGCGCTGCTGATGCTCGCGCTCTACCGGCGCGGGCGGCAGGCGGAGGCGCTGGAGCTGTATCAGCGCGGGCGGGCGCTGCTGCGCGACGAATTGGCGCTCGATCCCGGTCCGGCGCTGCGCGACATGCAGCGGCGCATCCTGCGCTCCGACCCGGCGCTGCTTGCCGCCGAGGCCGGTACGGGCCCGACGTACCTCCCGGCCGATCTGCCGGATTTCACCGGCCGGGTCGCGGAGCTGGCCGTGATCACCGGCGCGCTGGTGCCGGGCGCGACCGTCGGGATCACCGCGCTGCCCGGGTTCGGCCGGACCAGCACGGCGGTGCACGTGGCGCACCTGCTCGCGGGCGAGTTCCCGGACGGCCGCCTCTACGCGGACCTGGCCGCGCCGGACAGCCTCGCCGAGACACTGCTGACCTGGTCGCGGCTGTTCGGCGTGGCCGGCGCGCTGCCCGCGACCGTGACCGGCCGGGCCACGCTGCTGCGCACCGCGGCCGCCGGCCGCCGTCCGCTGATCGTGCTCGACGACGTCGAGGACCCGGCCGACGTCGCGGTGGTGCGGTCCGCGCTGCCGCACGCGGCGCTGCTGCTCACGTCGCGGCGGCGGCACCACCGGCTGGCCGGCACCGCCTGGGTGACGCTCGGCGGGCTGGCCGACGACGAGTCGATGCGGCTGTTCGAGCACATCGCGGGCGCGGCCCGGGTGGCGTCCGACCCCGGCTGGGTGCGCGACGCGATCGCCGCGATCGACGGCGCGCCGCTCTCGGTCCGGCTGGCCGCGGAACGGGTCGCGCGCCGCCCGCACCGGACCGTGCGGTCGCTGGTCGAGGAGCTCACCTCCGAGTTGCACGACCCGTACGCGCCGCTGCACGACGACTGCGTGATCGCGGAGGCGCCGATGGTCCGCGCCTACCGGCTGCTGCGCCCACAGGCCGCCCGCACGCTGCGGTTCCTGACCGCGACGGACGCCTGCGCCGCGACCGTGCCGGAGGTGGCCGCGATGCTGTGCACCACGGAGAACAACGCGCTGACCGCGCTGGACTCGCTGGTCGACCTGCACCTGGTGGCGGACGGCGCGGACGGCCGGTACCGGATCACCGACCCGATGGTGCAGGCGGTGGCGCGGCGCATGCTGCACGAGATCGACGGCCGGGACGAGATCGAGGCCGCGGTGCGGCGCGCGTTCACCCCGTCGCGCGTGTGACGTCTACGCGCCGCCTAGCGCGCGTCCATCGTTCTGCGATCATCGCGGGGTCTCATCGGATCCGGGCCCGGCACGCCGCCGGGCCGCCGTGACGAGGAGACGACGATGAGCACCGACATCCTGGCCGCACAGGTCACCGGCCCGGTCCTGACGCCGGGCGACGCCGGGTACGAGGAGGAGACCGCGACCTGGAACCTGGCGATGATCGGCCGCCCGGCGGTGGTGGTCGGCGCGACTTCCACCGCGGACGTGCGGGCCGCCGTCCGCTACGCCGCCGAGCGGGACCTGCCGATCGCGGTCAGCGCGACCGGCCACGGGCAGGCGATGCCGGCCGACGGCGCGCTGCTGATCAACCTGCGCCGGATGAACGACATCACGATCGACGCGGACGCCGGCACCGCCACGGTCGGCGCCGCCGTCGAGATGCAGGCGCTGGTCGACGCGGCCGCCAAGGCCGGGCTGGCGCCGCTGGCCGGCTCGTCGCCGAACGTGGGCGTGGTCGGCTACGTGCTCGGCGGCGGGCTCAGCTCCACACTCGGGCGTACCCACGGCTGGGCCGCCGACCACGTGCGCGCCGCCGAGATCGTGACCGCGGACGGCGCGCTGCGGCAGGTGACCGCGACGGCCGAGCCGGACCTGTTCTGGGCGATCCGCGGCGGCAAGGGCAACTTCGGCGTGGTCACGTCGCTGACCATCGGGCTGGTCCCGGTCACCCGGCTCTACGGCGGCGGGATCTTCTTCGACGGCGCGGACGCCCGCCCGGTGCTGGACGCGTTCCGCCGCCTGGTCGCGGGCGCGCCGGAGTCGCTGACCGCGTCCGTGGCGTTCCTGCGGCTACCGCCGCTGCCGTTCGTGCCGGAGCCGCTGCGGGGGCGGCTGAGCGTGCACGTGCGGATCGCGTACCTGGGTGCCGCCGAGGAGGGCGAGCGCCTGGTCGCGGACGTGCGCGCGGCCGCCACGCCGATCATCGACGCGGTGGCGGAGATGCCGTACACCGCGTTCGCCATGATCCACGCGGACCCGGTCGACCCGATCCCGGCCTACGAGTCCTCCGTGCTGCTGCGCGACTTCCCGGCCGAGGCCGCGGACGCGCTGCTCGCCGCGGCCGGGCCGGGCGTGGACACGCCGGTGCTGATGATCGAGGTACGGCAGCTCGGCGGCGCGCTGGCCCGCGACCCGCAGGTGCCGTCCGCGGTCGGCAACCGCGACGCGGCGTTCCAGCTGTTCCTCGGCGCCGCCGGCGCGCCCGGCATGGAGGAGCCGCTGCGCGAGCCGCTGTTCGCGCCGCTCCGGGCGCTCGCACCGTGGGCCTCCGGACGCCGCCAGGTCAACTTCCTCAGCGGGTACGACCGGGACGCCGCCGACATCGGCCCGGCCTACGAGCCGCGGGCGTGGGAGCGCCTGCGCGCGATCAAGGCCGCGGCCGACCCGCGCAACCTGTTCCGGGTCAACCACAACATCCCGCCACGGGACTGATCGCCCGCCTCCACCCGCGGGTGGAGACCGGCCGCCGCCTCCGTCCACGGGCGGAGGCGGCGGCACCGTGGCCGGGGCCGGGCGACCGGCGACGTGCCCACCATTCCCGGTATGCCCTCACCGCTTCGTGACCGCGGCCGGTTCACCGCCCTGGCGGCGGTGCTCGGCAGCGCCTTCGGGGCGCTCAACGTCGCCTACACCGACGACCGGGGCCTGAATCCTGGCGGCGCTGATGTTCCCGGCGCTGATCGTCCGGGTCGGGCACAGCTTCACCGTGGTGCTGCTGCACCTGTCCGGCGCGCGGCTGATCCTCGATTCGTCACCGGCCGACGCCGCCGGCGCGCTGCGGCAGGCGATGGCCCGGGGCGCACGCGGTCCTCGCCGGAGTCCGCTCCCAGCGCGGGGCGGGCGAGTCCCGCCGCTCCGCCGAGCGGCTGCTCCGCACCACCTGGTGCACCGCGCTGTCCCCGGCCATCACCGGCCTGGCCACCGCGACCGGCCGGCCCGGCCTCCAGGCCGTGCTGTGGCCGGCCGGCTCGGTGTTCGTGATCGGGCTGGTCACCATCGCCGAGGGCGCGGCCCGCCGAACACGCTGCACTACACGCTCGGTTCGTGGCCGGCGCCGGCGCGCTCTTCTCCGACCGCCCGGGCCTGTACGCCACCCTCGCCGTCACCGCGGGCGGCGGATACGCGGTCGCGGCCGTCCTGGAA
It encodes:
- a CDS encoding FAD-binding oxidoreductase; amino-acid sequence: MSTDILAAQVTGPVLTPGDAGYEEETATWNLAMIGRPAVVVGATSTADVRAAVRYAAERDLPIAVSATGHGQAMPADGALLINLRRMNDITIDADAGTATVGAAVEMQALVDAAAKAGLAPLAGSSPNVGVVGYVLGGGLSSTLGRTHGWAADHVRAAEIVTADGALRQVTATAEPDLFWAIRGGKGNFGVVTSLTIGLVPVTRLYGGGIFFDGADARPVLDAFRRLVAGAPESLTASVAFLRLPPLPFVPEPLRGRLSVHVRIAYLGAAEEGERLVADVRAAATPIIDAVAEMPYTAFAMIHADPVDPIPAYESSVLLRDFPAEAADALLAAAGPGVDTPVLMIEVRQLGGALARDPQVPSAVGNRDAAFQLFLGAAGAPGMEEPLREPLFAPLRALAPWASGRRQVNFLSGYDRDAADIGPAYEPRAWERLRAIKAAADPRNLFRVNHNIPPRD
- a CDS encoding AfsR/SARP family transcriptional regulator yields the protein MTAAISISALGPLRVWRDGVPQAVGSPQQQALLVALLIRDGRAASMDDLVAAVWGDDLPDTAVATARTYIYRLRRLFDGTVVSIDTLGRGYALSTGRATVDVTAFQAGVAEAHERMRAGDAPGAAELVSGALALWEGEALAGVPGRAAERARVRLEDTRVAAEELLFTARLETSGASAEELARLTELVETYPLREGFRALLMLALYRRGRQAEALELYQRGRALLRDELALDPGPALRDMQRRILRSDPALLAAEAGTGPTYLPADLPDFTGRVAELAVITGALVPGATVGITALPGFGRTSTAVHVAHLLAGEFPDGRLYADLAAPDSLAETLLTWSRLFGVAGALPATVTGRATLLRTAAAGRRPLIVLDDVEDPADVAVVRSALPHAALLLTSRRRHHRLAGTAWVTLGGLADDESMRLFEHIAGAARVASDPGWVRDAIAAIDGAPLSVRLAAERVARRPHRTVRSLVEELTSELHDPYAPLHDDCVIAEAPMVRAYRLLRPQAARTLRFLTATDACAATVPEVAAMLCTTENNALTALDSLVDLHLVADGADGRYRITDPMVQAVARRMLHEIDGRDEIEAAVRRAFTPSRV
- a CDS encoding alpha/beta hydrolase; this translates as MTLSLDPEIAAALAPMAGVTPPVVGDVEGRRAFWEPVIGAAGAAQPMPADVTMTDHTVTADDGAHITVRWYVKDGATPGPAAIFLHGGGYIFGHIDLFDGPVARYVSASGVPMLSVEYRRAPEFPFPTPLEDGYAALRWLHDRAPELGVDRDRIAVMGDSAGGGMAAALTILTRERGGPRIARQLLIMPMLDDRTVTPDPHVEPYALWSYDDSRTAWPALLGDAAGGPGVPPTAAPARLDDATGLPPAYIEVGQLDVFRDEDLAYAGKLSRAGVPVEFHLHPGAPHEFDSIAFTSDVARRAIADRVRVLKSL